The Denticeps clupeoides chromosome 4, fDenClu1.1, whole genome shotgun sequence genome segment ctcaattattcattttttgaacACAGTGGCGTGCTGTTAGGAgactgtgattatttttttttagactgcTTCGTTGTGAGGACTCCAGAGTCGTGGGATTCTGGAGTGGGTTAATCGTGCTGTTATTGCCtgtgctctctgtgtgtgcattgCAGAATTATATTCAGTCCAGGGGAGGCTATGTAATTTCTCCAGAGTCACGTATTCCTGGGGTGTAGACTGCATTGTACCAGGGCTGTGGTCGACTTGGATTGTGGTTGACTTGGGTAGAAACTGGGTTGTCCTTGTAGCAGTGCTCCATTACACATAAAGAATAAAACGTCATTAGCCCTCAGAAGGAAATAGCGGTGTCTGTGGTTTTAGAAAACGTGTCTTGAGCATGGGTCCCCCACTTAGCAAGCTTCAGGTGTTAAAAGGCAGAAAAGCTTCTCCAAACTGTGAAACACACTGCGTTTTTACTTGAACTACATTTCCCATAATCCCCCGAGAACCTACGAGGCAACGTGCTGCAGTGAGTCTTTTCTGCTGCGTCTTGTGATGccaaagcagaaaaatgtctcTATCCCAGTCCCGGAGGAGACCCATCACTCCATGCACTGCTCGCACTTTGTTACCATGGCAGCTGGCCCCTCGCAGAAGAGTAAATTGTGATTGACTGCTGTAAACAGGAGGTCCTCTGCTGCTTTAGTACACCCCATCAACTGCAGGGTGCTAATAATAGAAGCACCCTTTTGGTAGATACAGCAGTGTGGCTGGTGGATTACAGGTGTCTAGGGTGCACAcacatctctctcgctctctcacacacacacacacacacacagaaatgccaACCCTTTTGCAGTGGCTCATGCCAGTGTCACCTTCGTGAAGTGAGTCCAGTTTGGACCGTGTCCAGCATCAGTGGACTCAGCACATGACTCAGCGAAATGTTTGGGCGCAAAGTCACCCATCTCACAATTACTCATTGGAGAGCATGAGACCCATACGGTTCTGCGAATGTTGATTCGGAGTTCTGTTCACCTCCATTAGCCCAAGGCACTCCCCCCAAACCCCTGTCCACTGCCACCATGAATTAATGAAGATGTAATGAGATAAGGGCCAGGCTGCTATTGTCCTGTTCTATTCATGCTGCACACATCTGAATGAGAGATACAGTAACTCACAGCCAGTGGTTCACTGCTCTACAAAGGGAATACATAATGCTGTTTGACTCTGACGAATACAGCTACTGCAACTGacagcacttttttattttaattaacatcATGTTAACTTTCATGAGTGTGTAGGTTAATAGCAGCTATTCTTTTGTAATAAAAGTTGTTTATTGAACCTATTATCAGGTTACAGCCTACAGTCTGGGCAAGTTTTACCTTTTTTTGAGGCCTAGTCTATGGTTTCACGATCATGTCATATGACTGTGAATTTGAGACTTGTGAGCACTTGTGATGTACAGTTCATGTATCTTCTGGCCTGCCATCATTATTAGATTCCTGACCATAGGACCTGGGTGGCTTTAGACTTATCATTTTTGGGTAGTAGAACAGTCTCTACACTGTGAACATGTCGTTTTACAACTTTGATGTACCTTACCAAAAATTTGAGTGCATATATAGGATGCGTGGATCtgactctttctcttttttatgcAGGCATGACAGCAGCCGCCTCGCTGGTCTCTCTGGCCTGGGCCCTGGCCTCGTATCAGAAGGCACTGCGTGACTCACGTGACGACAAGAAACCCATCAGCTACCTGGCGGTTATCATCCAGTTCTGCTGGCACTTCTTCACCATCGCAGCCCGAGTGGTGACCTTCGCCCTCTTTGCCTCTGTTTTCCAGCTCTATTTTGGCATCTTCATTGTCCTCCACTGGTGCATCATGACGTTCTGGATTGTACATTGCGAGACGGAGTTCTGCATCACCAAGTGGGAGGAGATTGTCTTTGACATGGTGGTGGGCATCATCTACATCTTCAGCTGGTTCAATGTGAAGGAGGGCCGCACCCGCTGTCGCCTGCTGATCTACTACGTGGTGATTCTTCTGGAGAACACGGCACTGAGCACGCTCTGGTACTTATACCGCTCGCCAGTCAGCACCGACGCCTTCGCCGTGCCTGCGCTCTGTGTCATCTTCTCCAGTTTCCTCACGGGCGTGGTCTTCATGCTTATGTACTACGCCTTCTTCCACCCCAACGGGCCGCGCTTCGGTCGTTCCCCAAGCCTGTGCCTGGACGACCCGTCCGGGGCCGGCACGGGCGGCTTCTCAACCTTGCCAACAGAGGGCGCCACCAACTCTCTGCGCTCCAACCGTGGGGGAGTGGCCGGGCAGCCTCTCATGGACAGAGACAAGTACACGGAGCGGGACGGCTGCATGCCGGTGTTCCAGGTGCGGCCCACCGCCCCATCCACGCCTTCCTCCCGCCCACCCCGCCTGGAGGAGACAGTCATCAAAATAGACCTGTGCCGCAACCGCTACCCGGCGTGGGAGAGGCACGTGCTGGACCGCAGCATACGCAAGGCCATCCTGGCCGTGGACTGCTCCCCCGTGCCCCCCCGGCTCCAGTACAAGGACGACACCCTGGTTCAGGAGCGGCTAGAGTACGAGACCACGTTGTAGCCCTGCCCATTTTCCCGCCCCCTTCCCCTCCCAAACTAACCACCACTAAACTGGGATTAACAGCAGGACTGTGGCAATAAAAGTGACTTGCGCTCCCAACGTAGTACACAGAGTTTATCCATGATgttgattgtcatggtgatgaACTAaaagcatagaaaaaaaaaaaaaaaacaacttactAGTTGGAAGAATCAATTTTTCTAAACAGAGATTTCCTTTGGTTCTGTTTACTTGCCGTGTGCGGGGgtgaattttaattatttgattttattttttacctacGTCAGGTCAGGGAAtcttttgttttgtaaatggCCATTGCACTCACTACTACAGTACAAAACGCTGTCATCCTCAATGCTGAAAACTGTATCCACGGTCCACACTGGGACAGAGACATTGACTAAAACGTCACTTGTAcagctgttttgtttttccGGCAATGCAACGGATGCAACCAAGTAACGGCACTCCAACAGGTTTCTTGTTCAACCCCAATCcggtaacacacacatacacacacacacacgcgcatacacTCATAATGGCCTATCCGCCCCGCCCCGTGTCACCCAGTGACAGACAGGGGGACCGGCCGGTGTTTTTTTCTGCCGATGGTGCACACGTTATTATGGGTGAGTCTGAATGACACACTGGCAAACTGAGCCTTCCTCCACCCCACCAATGTCATCAGCAACTTCATCACCGTGCCAAACGCTCCATTCCCCCACTGGACTCTCAGTGACTGTGTGTGGGTTCCCTGCCACCAACTGtattgtacataaaaaaaaaagaaagatgaacGCAGGCCAGAGTTTCTGCCACTTACTTGAATTCTGTACAAACAAGAGCAGCCGGCACATGTGTGAGGGGACACAGTGTGAAGGAGATGGAGAAAGCTCACGTTCTCGTCTGGCGAGAGCATTTAGAGGCTGTCATCCCGGTCCAGCTCGGCGATGAGACATGAGACAAGGACAGGGAAGGTGGATCCAGATGATGGAACACTGACATGAGACGTGGAGTTCATTCCCAGATCAAAGATTCTGAGCATTCTCCTAGCTATTCTGGCTGTctgtaataatgtgtgtgtgtgtgtgtgtgtgtgtgcatttgagtgTGTAAAGGATCCAAGGAAGGTCAAGAACAGATCCACACATGCAGATATTCACCGATCAGCCGGTCCTTTGCAGCTGAGCTGCATTTGCTGCTACAGGTTCTCCACCCACAGCTCCACCAGAGGAACACTTTCCCTGCCGGCTTCACTTAAACAAATACGTGGCAGCGGCCAACGCCCCAACCAATCTGCAGCACCAGGATCTCCACCGCCTAGGAGGAAACTGCCACCACTGTCGTCCACGTCACaccacagaaacataaaaaccagacatgtatgtgtgtaaaagAGTGTGTTCTCTGCCAAAGCATCACCAGGAAAAGAAGGTCctgtgtctttctgtcacaTTTCCAAGTTGCTTGTGCTTCTTAACGTCCGTTTTGTCTTGAGGACAGGAAAGATGAAGGAAACAGCAGCGGGGATGaacaaggggggaaaaaagaacaagcacAAAAGCTGTTGATCATGTGAAATCAAAGCTCAGCCTTTATTATTTCACGGAGAGGAGGGGGAAGCGTGTTCTGGGATTAGTGTTGCTCCAGAATGGGTTATGGAAAAATTCATTCTATTACACTGAGCTTTGCACACTCGCATACAAATTATAGGAAGCTAATGACAAAAGTTTTTAACCAAAAGAGTTGAATctagcatttgtttttttttctgaatgccagtttccttttcttttctttttttaaaataaattagcGCTACACAATAGCATAAAAATATGTTGACGTGTCCCTTCAAGACACCATCAGCACAAGATttatagcacacacacacaaatacttcaTGTCCGATTTGCACAGCAGTTTGTATGAGCGTGCACTCTGTCCCCATCCCTTTTTgggcaaatttttttttccagtctgtCGAAATTGTATTTGATACAATCAGAGTTGGGTTTTCTTATTAAGTGCACAGATGTAGAGCAAAAGTTCTGCTGTCCAGACCTGCAGGTCTCGTGGTCCACTCAGTTTTGAATTTTGtccatttcatattttacatgGAGTTagcattgtgttttatttataaaatgcattataataaataaaaatactgtaaaatggtGAAAAGgttattttttgtaattcagCAAGGTAAGCCAAGGTAATGTAAGACTGTATAAATTACTGACATTTTCAGAAGTTggacatttgtgtgttttgtatccTTTTTTGATTGATCATAGGTGATATTCTAATAATTTATGATATGTCAGATTTCTATTAACATAAATGTACACATGTTAATTGCAAAAACAAATAACCTTTTTTCAcgatatttattattttaggtgaagaaaaaaaggcgGATGTAGAAAAGtgaaatttttttaatcattcatttattcagttcAGAGGATTTATCTGTGTCATTGTGGTAGAGGTTTGTTTGAATTTTTTCTCCATGCTTTCTTCAGAATACCACTGAGGATTCATCTGCTCGTTGTCTGTTCCGGGTCTGCAGCATTATTTGTTCGGTCTGTGCACCGACAGCCTCTGTAACCGTCAGCAAAGTGTTTGTGTTGGGAGACTTGGCCACCAACATCTGCCTTTTGGACTCAGTTCTCAATGTCACGACCCTGATCTTGCCAATGCTTCTGCTAGCAGTCATACATAATACATTGACATTTTATTCTCAGTGTCACCTGGGGCATGCTGCGCCATATGCTTCAGTTTACTGGATCATGCTGTGTGTCGTGGTGTCAACATCAGATCTTATCTCCCCCCCTTCCCAGTCCCCATACAATGCATCCATTCAACCAACGGTTCCTGGGTCAACATAGCCTTTGTTGAGCCACCATAGTCAGAGGTAGTCATCAGCTCTGATAAACAAGTGTGTACAAGTGCTTAGACAGCATGTGCCCGCTCAGATGTAGCGTTTGTTTACAAAGGAACTGCAGCAGAAGGTCACAGCGGCAGCGTGACCCCGAAACAACAGTTTTAACATGAAACTAGAGCAGCTGTGAGGTTAAAACAACCTTGGCAACATTCACAGTCGGCAGTTTAGCAGGTTCTGCACCTCGGCGTGTTCCTCACATCACCATTCATCAGTCTGGACTGGTGCATCTGTTACTGTACCTACATTTTAGGACCTGGAGCAATGTGCTGAGACGCACCCAGGCCTGCACGGTGCACGTGTCCTACAAGACTCGGTTCAACTCGATTCAACGCGTTTCAATCATCCATTTAAAAGAACATGAttatgctttttcatttttgtttatggTGATACTATAAATTGTGCATCTACCTACCTCATCATGTACACTAATCAACCCCAAAGCCAGAGTATGAGACACTGTGCAGTAGGTCTATAGATTGGAAAGTGTAAATGGATCAAGGCTTTATTTGTAAATTGGTGAATGGTGATTTATGACCATAAGTGCATCAGctaaaaagaacagaaaaaaagaacataacaGAAGATCAGAGCTTAGAAACAGGGGGCGAGTATTCATCCACATCGCGATCACACAATCTTCCTAATCTGGCTTTTGTTTGCCTTAATGAAATCTCTGCAAACTTGTTTTGCCTGTCTGATCTGAGACGGTTGTGGGTGGGGATGTTGGGGAGTAAGCAGCTCAcagttgcatttttgttttcatggAATCGATGAGATGACGCTGCGGTCATCGTCCTCTGATCATGAAACAGGTGAAGAGTGACTGAGCACAGTGCCCACTCAGTTACAGCCTAATTATCATCTTGTTCCAGCCCGCTTTCGATCACAGTTTGGCATTGCTCCCCATCGGTACAGTCATTTGTCCGAAAATAGTTAAGTGCACAGTTCACACTGAAAGTGGGATGGGAGTAAGTACTGCAAAGCATCTGTGCGTCGATAAATTGCCTACTGTGGGAAGAATTTTCACCCcaaatagactttttttaataattagtcATTAGTTTCTATATCATAAAAATGTGGTTTGACTGCTAGGCCATGCCAACCTGGACACAACATTAGTACAAAGCACAGTGGTGACTAAATTTGAGAGAGATTTCTTTCTGTCCTGTTTTTGACCTAATAGCATAATGTACAGATGTACTTGACATTTCAGTTGCTATGGAAGCTCACAATAGTGAATTGAAAAATGGCTAtttaactgtaaataaatgtatgcaaatgTACGTTTAAAAAGAACATTCCTCTCTGAGTCCTGATTGTGAAGGGTGTCTATTGACTAGAGGTTGGCGCCACAAGATGGCAGTTACATATGATGTAATTCAGATTAAAATTGTGTGGTGTATGTGATGtactaaatgacaaaaaaatagcaaaaaacataaaatcctGTTCATTATTGGTCTATTCCAGTTGCATTGTGTGATGAAAGTCTGAAGTgctaaaaaatgcattcaaatctGTTAATTGAATTTTATTGTTGATTAAAAGAGTGaactaaaaaaagaacatgacatttttgtatatatattggatttttgtaaatttttatttgattctaATGCAACACAAAGTACCAAAATTCATTTAATAAAGTACACTGTGGTCATTTTATCAGACTCCTGTGCCACATTCATTCAGATCCTGAGGGACCCAACCAGTGGGGCAGGTGGAAAAAATCTTGGCCTGTTCTTTTTGATGCTGAAAATGCAGCCTGTGCTAGAGTGTATTTTAGCATTGATCATTCTTTGATGACAATGATACATTTTATTGGTTGAAATTTGTTGTAAAAGTTGTTTAAATGAACAATATTCACACCCCCTAATAACATTTGAATGACATATTAGCTTGTTAATTTTAGTTTATGTTCATAGATAACTAAAACATGttaataaataacattataTTCAGAAGAAATTActgatattatttaataatacgTTTTCATCAGTTATGCTCTGTTACATTTGTGTATTGAAGGCAGTAAGCTGATCAAGCTCTTAGTTCACCTTATTTCTTTAGTGCACTGTAagaactgctcactcagggtgatgggttaaatgcagaggacaaatttcactgtgtgcactgtgtgctgtgctgctgtgtatcacgtgtgacaaatcacttcactttcaactttcaAGAATACAGGGCCTAGAGTACAACAGGCAGACAAGAGTTTGCTCAGGGGAAATGAATTTCAGGATCATTCACATGTTTTCACACTCTTTACACACAGTTTCATTCATAGAAGCACAATAATAAGGCTGTTATCCCATAATGTGGACAACTCCAGAGTTGAAATCAGTATTCCTAAAATTACTTGATTGACTTCATCAGAAATCACACCATCCGAATCCTTTAGACAGACAACATGTACAGGCAATTAAGAGAAGACTcatgttcaaacccctcttactactaCTGTGTCCCTGACCTGAGGGCTTTTCAACATGAAGTTCATGTGAGCTTGATATGGCCCCCTCACTGGGATTCTGTCAAGGGGAGGGCCAAGTTTAaaggcgcagtggtggcctagcggttaaggaagcggtcccgcaatcagaagattgccggtttgaatcccgggccgccaaggtgccattgaggtgccactgagcaaaagcaccgtccccacacactgcagagaATTTGAATATAAAGTATTAAGGCTACCAAGCCTTAATGAAAGTGATACTTATAGCTAAGGTGGACTAGGTAGCGGTCAATTCATGACTAGAGCTCACACCTGGGCAGTCCAAGACTGCAAAAGCAGTTTGGGTGGACTCCTATCCTCCTGTCTTGGAAACCAGGTGGTGAAGgttgttgtggagtttttgggGTGGAATTAACAACCATTATTCTTACAAAATTGATGTGCCAATGAGACACAATTTTTTGGACacaatttgtattttaaatccCAACGGATCTCCAAAATACACACTTTAAGGAACTTAAATACAGAAtgtaaatttacaaaaaaaaatctatattttttataacaGGGTTTGCAATTACTCACCAATAATTGTTAAAGCAGAAATCACAATTAAATTCACATTCTgagctaaaaaaatatatagaagcACAAAAGAGCTGTAATCAAAAATAGGTTTATTCTTTTAAGTGTCCTTGATTTGCAATTAATGAGTTTTTCAAATCAGTAAAACAGGCTCATTCGGTATAACACTGACACTGTACGATAAACATTACACATCAGATATGCATATTGAGGTGTAAGGTTAGGGAAACATTGCGTATTTACAAtagaaacaaccaaaaaaaaaagagctatgACTGGTGTGCTGTTAATTGAAGGTCAATTATTTGTACATATTGTTTAATTGAATTTGAACAGTAttcaattatttctgacaccagattattttaataatttttttttaattattatcttgattttaaaaaatggctagTTAATTTCAGGGGTcatatattattaaattattaaatcatgAAAGTAATTGGAAACATTTTTATGAAGCTATGATTTCAGTCTCAGAAAcagttgtttttaaaaagaacagtAATACATCAACATCATTAATCATACTTTGGGTCATAACTGCGTAATATACAGTCAACCCAGTTTCAAACAGCAAATAATTATTAGTAAAAGACATTGAtaatctcattttttttctgaaatcatCATGATACCTCAGTTTGACAGACAAATTGTGCACTGAGAACAATTAATATGGGACAAAAACCCATTTGGAACTCTTTTAAAGGATTTTCATTACTTTCCACAGTATTTCAGAGattgaccatttaaaaaaaaatcgttGACCTCTCAgttagacataaaaaaaagaaacaaggcTTTTACGAAACACCATTTTGGCAGTGGTCCTTTGAACAAATCAAAGTGTGCAAAcagtaataaaatgaacatcacactgacacacacacacacatatacatacaaaagAAAACTTCCTATGTGCATACCACTGCATAATAATTGTGTGTTCAATAAAGATCTGAGACAAAGAAACAATTAGGAGCCACAGCACCTTATGTTAAGTCACTTAATTTAAGTAATTAATTGGATAAATAGAATCATTGCTCTATCCCATGATGTCTTCTGTGGCTGAAAGCTAGTCTGTATGTGTTCTTTGGAAACGCTCCAAGAGAGCACGAAGGACGTTACCTGGGATTTTTTGGTGTCTATTGATAAGTTCTTGCACAGCTTGTTGTACCTGTAATATATCACAAAAACAATTTCAAACCTATATCCATTGAagcattttgtgtgatttttatttttaatgaataaatagcATACCTTTTCTGCCAACTCTGCCGCACTCATTTTCGGATCGTAAGGAATAGGTTCACCCAGGTACGTGCGGAACTTTACAGGGAATCCTCCATATATAGGCACAATTGGCAAACGAAACTTTTCATATATCCATCTGAAAAATtctgcaggacaaaaaaaatggcattcagGTCATGTGGAAAACGCTTTGGgtcaagtttttaaaaaatgtaaaagagagATTAATTTGATGTACTGCATTTTACTTACTCAGTGTGCCAAGAGACCGGAAGCCTTCACGAACATTTTGAGTAAACATAGGAATGACTGGCTGCAAGTCAAACGGACCATTAATAAAGGTGAACCTTAATGCGACTACAACATGTCGGCTATTAAGAGACACGTGTGCAATATATTCACCACTTTGGAATCAATAGCCACTTGAGCAAAGCCCTTGCGCTTGCCCCAGAGTAGCGGATAGGTCTCATCGCTGAAGAGGGCTTCCCGAACACCTCCGGGGGAGATTCCCAGAAGGTGACCACTGCGCAGCGCCTTCACGCACTCCTCTTGCGGGCCATGAATCACACTGAACACCTCCAGAAGCAGCTTAAACCCTGCCAAGAGAAATCCGTTTCAAAGCTGGTTTTaatcaatacaaatacaatacttTACAATCCTTTATTATGACTGTTTAACAGGTCTCTCAACTGTAACAAAAAGCGCAGAAATCATCATTAACAGAACTGACCTGGAACCTTAAAAAGAAAGTGATCAGCAACTGAATGGCAGGTACGCCCCTTCTGAATGATCACGTTTGCTAGAAAATAGTAATAATCAACAGGAATAGCCCCATGATAGTACACTATGAGTGCAGGTCCTTCAGCAGGGATCTTCTCCAATCCATGAATTTCATAAcctacaattaaaaataaaacagtgtaGAATGTAAAGGTCATACAGTTTACTCACTTCTGGTGAAATTTGTGCTCAACTTTCTTATAGCTAATGTTGCTtccctaaacacacacgcacacagcaaGCAAATACCATGCCATATGGCTCCATGGCCATCCCACAAGGTCGCCAAGGTCTTCCTTGCGCCATCCCATAGATTGTTGGAATAGGCTTCCCTCAGTTGGTT includes the following:
- the xkr4 gene encoding XK-related protein 4 — translated: MAAKSDGVLKMKKSDVAFTPLQNSDHSGSVQGLAPGSQPDSGNGEADFVGGESRCCGSQSTCLRLGREQQKYTVWDCLWILAAVAVYFADVGTDVWLSVDYYLRRDYWWFGLTLFFVVLGSFSVQVFSFRWFVHDFSTEESCSHLDGKLLSSSASHGDVGAHPSTPQRQASTASKSNTTNSSSNGSGGAARTGQKRSASCSFCIWLLQSAIHVLQLGQIWRYFHTIYLGIRSRRSGENERWRFYWRMVYEYADVSMLHLLVTFLESAPQLVLQLCIIIQTHKLQALQGMTAAASLVSLAWALASYQKALRDSRDDKKPISYLAVIIQFCWHFFTIAARVVTFALFASVFQLYFGIFIVLHWCIMTFWIVHCETEFCITKWEEIVFDMVVGIIYIFSWFNVKEGRTRCRLLIYYVVILLENTALSTLWYLYRSPVSTDAFAVPALCVIFSSFLTGVVFMLMYYAFFHPNGPRFGRSPSLCLDDPSGAGTGGFSTLPTEGATNSLRSNRGGVAGQPLMDRDKYTERDGCMPVFQVRPTAPSTPSSRPPRLEETVIKIDLCRNRYPAWERHVLDRSIRKAILAVDCSPVPPRLQYKDDTLVQERLEYETTL
- the tmem68 gene encoding DGAT1/2-independent enzyme synthesizing storage lipids — its product is MSDGVKSCLGNGTVSFTSCVISVWEEWVGLAHLEDFLSYLEYLLWVFTPLVVVFILPFLIVVLLYLSILFLHVYKHKNQLREAYSNNLWDGARKTLATLWDGHGAIWHGYEIHGLEKIPAEGPALIVYYHGAIPVDYYYFLANVIIQKGRTCHSVADHFLFKVPGFKLLLEVFSVIHGPQEECVKALRSGHLLGISPGGVREALFSDETYPLLWGKRKGFAQVAIDSKVPVIPMFTQNVREGFRSLGTLKFFRWIYEKFRLPIVPIYGGFPVKFRTYLGEPIPYDPKMSAAELAEKVQQAVQELINRHQKIPGNVLRALLERFQRTHTD